The segment ATTTGCGTATAGTCTTCGGTGTTCATAAAGTGGTAAAACTCTCCTTCATTATATAAAAACTGAAATTTATGCGTCTCTACGCGTACGTCATCAATTTTATGCCCTGCGGAAAACGTATTGTCAATTACTTTGCCAGAGGTGATACTTTTTAATTTAGTTCGCACAAAAGCAGGTCCTTTCCCCGGTTTTACGTGTAAAAACTCAATAACCTTAAAAATGTCGTGGTTATAATGAATGCATAATCCTTTTCTTATATCTGAAGTTGTTGCCATATTACTTCCCGAGTAACGGGTATATTTTAAATTAAACTTATATTCTGCTATTTCAAAAAAAATTAATTATTACTGAAATATCCTTTCATAATTCCTCTTTTCGAGTTTTTTATAAACTGAAGGATTTCATCTCTTTCTGGAGTAGCTTCCATTTCAGCCTCTATAATTTCTGAAGCCTGCGTAGTATTATAATTATTTTGATATAGTATCCTGTAAATACTTTGAATCTCGCTTATTTTTTCGGTGCTATATCCCCTTCTTCTTAATCCAATAGAGTTAATACCTACATACGAAAGCGGTTCGCGCGCTCCTTTTACATACGGTGGAACGTCTTTACGAACTAAAGATCCACCAGTAACAAAAGCGTGACTGCCAATCATACAAAACTGATGTACTGCTGTCATTCCTGCAAGTATTACATAGTCGCCAATAGTAATATGCCCTGCTAATGTACTTGAATTAGAAAAAATACAGTTATTACCTACAATACAATCATGAGCAATATGACAATAGGCCATAATAAGGCAATTTTTCCCAATTACGGTCTTACCACGATCTATGGTACCTCTATTTACGGTTACATATTCTCTTATGGTCGTATTATCCCCAATTTCAGCAGTTGTTTCTTCGTCTTTAAACTTTAAGTCTTGTGGAACAGCAGAAATTACAGCACCTGGAAAAATATTACAGTTTTTTCCTATTCGCGCTCCTTCCATTATTGTTACGTTGGATCCTATCCAAGTTCCTTCGCCAATTATTACATTGTTATGAATTGTTGTAAACGGCTCAATAACAACATTTTTGGCAATTTTCGCGCCCGGATGGACATATGCTAACGGTTGATTCATTTAGTCTTTTTTAGTTTTTACAATCTGTGCCATTAATTCTGCTTCGGTAACTAATTTATCATTAACATAAGCATCTCCTTTCATATGGACAATTCCTCTTCTAATGGGTGAAATTAATTCTAAATTAAAAATTAACGTATCCCCGGGGTTTACCTGACGCTTAAACTTTACATTATTTATTTTCATAAAGAATGTCAAATAGTTTTCAGGATCTGGAACCGTGCTCAACGCTAAAATACCTCCAGTTTGTGCCATCGCTTCCACGATTAAAACACCTGGCATGACAGGGGCTCCAGGGAAATGACCTACGAAAAACGGCTCGTTCATCGTCACGTTTTTTAGGCCTACAACGCCAGTGTCAGTCAATTCCAATATTTTATCAACTAGTAAAAATGGTGGCCGATGTGGTAACATAGCCATAATTGCATTGACATCTTTTACCGGTTCTTTAGAAATATCGAATTGCGGAACTCGATTCCGTTTTTCAATTTTTATAAGTTTTGATAATTTTTTAGCAAATTGAGTATTTACAGAGTGCCCCGGTTTATTAGCAATTACTTTTCCGCGAATGCGTGTACCAATTAACGCTAAATCACCTATGACATCTAATAATTTATGACGCGCTGCCTCATTGGCGTGGTGCAAGGTTAGATTATCTAAAATCCCGTTAGGTTTTACTGAAATCTCATCCTTTCCGAAGGCACCACGAAGTTTTTCCATTGTTTCAGGAGACAACTCCTTGTCAACATAAACAATTGCATTATTTAAATCTCCTCCTTTAATTAATCCGTGATCTAGAAGTGTTTCAATTTCATGAAGAAAACTAAACGTACGAGCATTAGATATTTCATCTTTAAAGTCTGAGATACGTTGTAATGAAGCATTTTGAGTACCCAAAACTTTTGTTCCAAAATCGACCATCGTGGTAATTTGGTATGAATCTGATGGGATTACAGTTATTTCACTGCCTGTTTCTTCATCTGCAAAGGTTATTACCTCTTTTACAACATATTCTTCTCGTTGGGCTTCTTGTTTAACAATTCCAGCTGCTTCAATTGCTTCTACAAAAAACTTTGAAGACCCATCCATAATAGGAGGTTCAGAAGCATTTAACTCAATTATACAGTTGTCAACTTCCATCCCAACCAAAGCGGCTAGCACATGTTCAGAGGTTTGTATCTTTACCCCCATTTTTTCTAAGTTAGTACCTCGTTCTGTATTGGTAACATAATTTGCATCTGCCTCTATAACAGGGCTTCCCTCAAGGTCAATACGAATAAATTTATATCCATAGTCTTCAGGTGCAGGTTTAAAAGTAATGGTTACTTCTTTTCCAGTATGCAAACCAACTCCTTTAAGAGAAGTTTCTTTGCCAATTGTTTGCTGATTTGTGGTGTTACACTCAATCATTGTCAATTTTTTTTTCAAAGGTATTAAATCGCTTGATTATTTCAGGTAGGTTTTTAAAATGAACATAGCTTTTATTAAACCCGCCATAGCTTAATGCCGGTGAACCTTGTAGTGCTTCATTATCTTTTACATTTCGTCCAATACCGCTTTGCGCTTGTATTCTCACATTATTACCGATAGTTATATGGCCAACAATACCTACTTGACCACCTATAACACAGTTTTTACCAATTTTTGTAGAACCTGCAACGCCAGATTGGGCTGCTATAACGGTATGTTCGCCAATTTCAACATTATGAGCTATTTGTATTTGGTTGTCTAGTTTTACACCTTTCCTTATTATAGTGGCTCCTAAAGTAGCTCGGTCTATGGTTGTGCCAGCACCCAAATCTACATTATCTTCAATAATTACATTTCCGGTTTGTGGTACTTTTGAATATTCTCCATTTTCATCTGGCGTAAAGCCAAAGCCATCTGCACCAACAATTACACCGCTATTAATAACACAATTATTACCAATAACAGTTTCAGAATAAATTTTAGCACCGGCGAAAATAATTACATTATCCCCTATTTCAACATTATTTCCAATATAAACATTCGGATAAATGGTTGCATTAGCCCCAACTTTAACATTATCGCCTAAATAAGAAAAAGCGCCTAAGTATAGATTTTCTCCATACGTAGCGCTATCTGAGACAAAAACAGGTTCTTCTATCCCTGTTTTATTCATCTTTACTTGGTTATAATATTCTAACAACTTGGAAAATGCTTTGTAGGCATCCTCCACACGAATTAAAGTGGTATCAATTTTGTTTTCAGCAACAAAATCTTTGTTAACAATTGCTATGGTAGCCTGAGTTGAGTATATATATGAAGTGTATTTTGGGTTAGCCAAAAAAGTAAGGCTCCCTTCGGTTCCTTCTTCAATTTTAGCAAGTTTTGACACTTCTGCATCAGCATTTCCTTCAATTTCACCTTCTAAAAGTCCTGCTATTTGTGTTGCTGTAAATTTCATTTAGTAGCATTGTGGTTATAGATAATTGCCAAAAAAACAGATTAACCTGTTTTAAAAATTATATAGATTTGACAATAATCTCTGCAAAAATAGAAAAAAAGGATTAGTTATCGCTTTTTGGATAGCATAGATAGTATTTTACTACTTTTTCTGAAAGGGCTTTTAGGTTTACTTGGTCACTAGCTTTTGCCACATCTTTAATTTTACCATTTTTGGTCAATAAGTTAATCGTGTCTTTATCCATGCGGTATGCCTGATTTTGAATAGTACCCGTAAACACAAAATAAGCAGCTTCTTTTTCAGTTAAATTATGCTGAAGCATTACTTTATTCGTTTTCTTTTTTAATTTTTCTGAAGAAACCGGTTTCTTTTTCATTTTTATTTTCAGTAAGTCTCTATCGAGTAGCATTTGCGCAAGTGTTTTAAGGATAAAATCTTCTGAATTAACCCACGACTTCATAGCTGAGACAATATCATAATCATCAAGTTTAGCAAAAGTATTCAATACTTCTTTTGTAAACGTTTCTTTCGTTATGGCATGCTGTAGAAAAAAAGATAATGCGTTACTCGCAGGAAGATCAACTCCGTTATCAGTTAATTCTTTAGCTCGTTTTAATAATCGTAATAACAATTGCTCTGCTACAATTCCGGTTTTATGCAAATACACTTGCCAATACATCAAACGGCGAGCGATGATAAATTTTTCTACTGAATAAATCCCCTTCTCCTCTACTACCAGTTTATCTTTGTGCACATTCAACATGGTGATAAGCCGTTCTGAATTTACAGCGCCTTCTGAAACTCCTGTGTAAAAGCTATCCCGTCGTAAATAATCCAACCGATCCATATCCAGTTGACTTGAAATAAGTTGATGCAAGAATTTTCGGTCATATTCATCCTTGAAAATAGTGATGGCAAGCGTTAATCTGTTGTTAAAGTTTTGGTTTAACGCTTCCATAAATAACAACGAAATCTGTTCATGATTCACGCTTTCAACAATACTATTTTCCATCGCATGTGAGAATGGACCGTGACCAATATCGTGCAATAAAATGGCGATATAAATAGCCTCTTCCTCTTCTTCTGAAATGTCAATCCCCTTAAAACGAAGCACCTGCACTGCTTTTCGCATTAAAAACATAGCACCCAAAGCATGGTGAAAACGGGTATGATGTGCTCCCGGATACACCAAGTATGACATCCCCATTTGCGAAATTCTGCGCAGCCGTTGAAAGTATGGATGCTCTATTAAATCGAAAATGACAGTATTGGGAATGGTAATAAAACCGTAGATAGGGTCGTTAACTATTTTGAGTTTGTTACGTGATTTCAAACTTTAACTTTTAATTATATTGGCATTTTTCTTAGTGAAAAATATCAAGATTAGATTTGTTGCAAGATGACACTTCAGTAAAAAGTGATTTCAATAAATAAAAAAACAAATATACAATATGAGCGACATAAAAGTACTATGGGTAGATGATGAAATAGATTTGTTAAAACCGCACATTATTTTCCTTGAGAAAAAAAACTATAAAGTTACTACAGCACAAAGTGGAACCGAAGCTTTAGAGGAAATTAAAAAGGAAAATTTTGACATTGTTTTTTTAGATGAAAATATGCCTGGCTTAACAGGCTTAGAAACCTTATCTGAAATTAAAGAACATCAAGCATCCCTTCCAGTGGTGATGATTACTAAAAGTGAAGAGGAGTATATTATGGAAGAGGCAATCGGCTCTAAAATTGCTGATTACCTTATAAAACCGGTAAATCCTCACCAAATTTTATTGAGCTTGAAGAAAAACTTGGATCATTCGAGATTGGTTTCAGAAAAAACCACGTCCAGTTATCAGCAGGAATTCCGGAAAATTGCTATGGATATGTCCATGATTAATTCTTGGGAAGGCTGGGTAGATTTGTATCAAAAATTGGTTTACTGGGAATTAGAGCTGGAAGATATTGAAGATACCGGGATGTTTGAAATTCTTGAATCTCAAAAAACAGAGGCCAATACGCAGTTTTGCAAGTTCATTGATAAAAATTATCCTGAATGGTTTAAAGACCAAGAAGAGGCACCTGTTATGTCTCATACTCTATTTAGAGATAAAGTAATGCCACAATTAGAGGATAAAAAACCTACGTTATTGGTGGTAGTTGATAACCTTAGGTATGACCAATGGAAAGCCTTCGAGCCCTTTATTGCCAATGCCTATAAAAAAACAAGCGAAGAGATGTTTTGCAGCATTCTTCCTACTGCTACACAATATGCTAGAAATGCCATTTTTTCTGGCTTAATGCCAAGTGAAATGGAGAAACTACATCCGGATTTTTGGTTAAACGATACCGATGAAGGTGGAAAGAATATGTATGAAGACAAATTTTTAGAAGCCCAGCTAAAACGGTTTGGTTTAGACCTGAATTGGAGCTACCATAAGATTTCGAGTTTAAAACAAGGAAAACGCCTTGCCGAAAACTTTAAAAGTCATAAAGACGAAGATCTAACCGTATTGGTCTATAATTTTGTAGATATACTTTCCCACTCTAAAACTGAAATGGAAGTTATAAAAGAATTAGCTTCAACAGATAAATCGTACCGATCTTTAACGCAAAGCTGGTTTAAAAACTCTCCGTTGATGGATATTATTCAACAAGCATCTCAACTAGGCTTTAAGTTGATTATTACCACCGACCACGGAACCATTAACGTGAAAAACCCTTCAAAAGTTATTGGTGATAAAAACACTAGTTTAAATTTACGTTATAAAACGGGTAAAAGCTTAACCTATCAAGACAAAGATGTTTTGGCAGCCACTAACCCTAAGAACATCAATCTTCCTACTATAAATATGAGTAGTTCGTTTATTTTTGCAAAAGGAGACTTGTTTTTTGCCTATCCCAATAACTACAACCACTATGTTAGTTATTATCGCAACACCTATCAACATGGTGGTGTTTCTTTAGAAGAAATGGTGATTCCTTTTTCAGTGTTAGAGCCTAAGTAAATTAAATTTGTAAGAATTTTCCTTGTATTGTGTATTTCATCGAATAAATTAGTTATTTATCGGTTTTGCATGCTATATTTGATCGCAACCCAAAATTATGGAAATAACCTACACATTAGATAGTTTACAGCAACTAGCTGATACCATACTATCACAAGCCCAGAACAAACATTTGTTGTTCTATGGTGACATGGGTGTAGGTAAAACAACCGTTATCACAGCTTTAGCAAAACAATTAGGTGTTACTGACAACATCTCAAGTCCCACTTTTTCTTTAGTAAATGAGTACGAATCAAACGATGGGGCAATCTATCACTTTGATTTTTATAGAATAGAAGATGAAACTGAAGCTTTAGATATGGGGATTGAAGAATATTTTTATTCTGATAATTGGGTCTTTATTGAGTGGCCAGATAAAATAAAAACATTATTGCCAACAGATAGTACTAATTTAATATTAGAAAAAAACAAAAACGGAAGTAGAACTTTAACAATGACGCCAGTGAAATAAATTGTTACGATTACATATAACTTAATAGTTTCTTTTAAAATAGCCCCAAATCGCATTATTTTTAGAGCAGGATAATTATTGCCTAAAAAAACCTATAAAGATACGGGGAACTTAGTTGAAATACATGTTGAATTTTGTGATAGGTTTGTACTATTAACCTCACAAAAACTAAACATTATGAAATTATCAAAGTACTACTTAATCGTTGCAATTTTCGGAGCTGGTCTATTTTTCTCATGTACTCCAGAAAGTATTGAAGATGGACAAACAGAACAACAAGTTAGAAGAGACCAAATCAGAACTCCGCAAAACGGATAAAAAACCAAGGATTTTCGGGGGGGTTATTGTGCTTTTAATTGCAATAACCCCTTTCTTATTTTATTCTTACAAAAGTTTCCCAAACGATACCCAAGTTTTGGAAACTTCTTTTTTTACTATTAAAACCGCTTTTTTCTCTGTTAATACATATTTCTGGTTCGTCGTAGGGAAAATTATTCCACTTTACTTGCTTTTGTTATGGTTTTTTACCTGTAAACATTGGTGGCACTGGATACTCTTAATTCCTATTGCCATGTATGCTTTTCAATTATGGGGCATAGTAAATGAAAGTCAAGGTTTGGACGAATTAGAAATCTATTATATTTTACCTCTTATGATGATTTTAGTTCCGGCAGTTTATTTAATTAGAGCTAAATTATTTAACAAAGTACGAGGCGATGATTTGCAAGAGTTTGAAGAAGATCTACTAACCAAAAAAAGCATATGGCAACAGGTGAAAGACTTATTTCGGTAACCGTTATTTTTCTTTTTTCAGTATCACATTTAATATGTAACTTAGGGCTGCTAACCAATTTTTGCCATGACAGAGTCTAAGTCCCCATTTACCAAAGCCCAATTAATACCTCAAGAGGAAACCCTTGAAGTTACCCGCCAAAAGGGAGCCTTGTTTATAGGTATTCCCAAAGAAACCTATTTTCAGGAAAAACGTATCTGTTTAACTCCCGATGCCGTTGCTGCTGTTGTGGCCAATGGTCATAAAGTGTTAATTGAAAGTGGCGCCGGAAAAGAAGCTGGTTTTTCCGATAAAGACTATAGTGAAGCCGGAGCACAACTTACCAAGGACACAAAAAAAGTATTTGGCTGTCCATTTATATTAAAAGTAGAACCCCCTACCCTCGAAGAATTGGAACTCATCAATCCAAAAACAGTATTGATTTCTGCGCTTCAGCTTAAAACAAGACAGAAAAAGTATTTTGATGTGTTGTCCAAGAAAAAAATAACAGCTCTTGCTTTTGAATTTATTAAAGAGCAGGACCATACCTATCCAGCTGTAAAAGCTTTAAGTGAAATTGCCGGAACAGCTTCTGTATTGATTGCTTCAGAAATAATGGTGAATGCTAAAAAAGGAAACGGTTTGTTATTCGGAAACATTAGCGGAGTACCACCTGTGGAAGTTGTCGTTATTGGTGCTGGAACCGTTGGTCAGTTTGCTGTACGCTCTGCCATTGGGCTAGGTGCTAGCGTAAAAGTATTTGATAGTTCTATTACCAAATTACGCACGTTGCAGACTGCTATTGGGCAAACGTTCTACACCTCGACCATACAACCCAAAAATTTAATGAAAGCTTTACGCCGTTGCGATGTAGCTATTGGGGCGGTTCGAGGAAAAAATAGATCGCCAGTTATTGTAAGTGAAGCGATGGTGAAAAAAATGAAAAAAGGAGCGGTCATTATTGATGTGAGTATCGATATGGGCGGTTGCTTTGAAACTTCCGATATGACTAGCCACGATGCTCCTACTCAAATTAAACACAATGTGGTTCATTATGGCGTGCCTAATATTCCGGCACGATACCCAAAAACAGCCTCAATATCAATTAGTAATATTTTTACACCTTATTTATTGGAAATTGCTGAATGTGGCGGTCTAGAACAAGCGATCCGTTTTGATGGTGGATTAAAAAATGGTTTGTATTTTTACCGCGGCATTTTAACCAATAAAGCGGTTGCAAATTGGTTTGATATGTCCTACAGCGATATTAACTTGCTGTTCTTTTAATAATTTACCTATAAAATGTACTTTTTTAAATGAAATTAATTCACAGAATTGCCTATTACTTAGGGGGCTTTGGCATTGGCCTGATTATACTTTTCTTTTTTTTAAGCGGAAAAAAAACCTCTTGTGACTATAGTCCTAATGCTCGTACATTAAAAGATATAAGAAACAAAGAGCGCGCTTTTTCTGAAGAGACAATTCAGTTTTTAAAGCAAGAAAAGTTAGATACCGCAACAATTTCAAGAATGCTTATTAATGGCGATGTATTGTTTTCAGAAAGTAACACAGATTTAGATTCTTGTAAAATTTATAAAATTGAAGCTGATGTTTTAGATAAAAACTTAAAAATAACCGTTGAAAACTGTGAAGAAAAAGCAACCGTTCAAAAAATGGAAGCGGTTTTTGAATAGCTGAAAAATAATACTTTTTATAGTGTATAATGTTGGACTTAAATTTTCTATTTAGAATTTATTTCAGATCTTTTTCCAAATTGCCACATTAAAATTCCTCCAGTTAAAAACATCCATATGGCATAAGCTCCTATTGGAATACCCATTTCTACATTATTTAATATAGAAGTTGCAATTACAAGTGCTAAAGTTCCATTTTGTATGCCGCTCTCTATAGTAATTGAAATAGTGCTTTTTAAATTTAAATTAAATAATCTAGCTGTAAAATACCCTAACCCCATAGTCGCAATATTGAGCACTAAAGTAACAATTCCAGCTGCTTTCATTCCATCTACTAGTTTATCAGCATTGGCAGCTAATACTGCAATAAATACTATTATGAAGATTACTGTTGAGGCAATACGCATTGGTTTTTCCTTTCGTTTTGCAAAATTGATGTTGTAGTTGCGAATGAGCATTCCTATCGAAATAGGGATTACCGTAATTACCATTATTTGTAGTATCGTATCAATTATCGGTAACTTAATTATGACATCTGTATTAGTACCAAAGTACTCTAATGCATAAGATAGTATAAACGGTATTGTTAAGATACTTACCATACTAGCAATAGCAGTTAAAGTAACCGATAATGCAATATTCCCCCTACATACTTGTGTTATCAAATTACTAGTTGGACCGCCAGGACAGCTAGCTAAAATCATTAATCCGACTGCCATTACGGGATTTAGATTAAAAGCTATAGCGAGTGAAAATCCAATAATAGGCAAAAATATAAGTTGGTTAGTTAAACCAATTAAAATTGCTTTAGGATACTTTATAATTCTTGTAAAATTAGCAGGAATTAAAGTCATCCCCATGCCTAACATTATAATAGCAAGAGATAAGGGTAAAAACACTTTACTTATTAGTTCGGCGACATCCATAGCTTATTATTTTTATGCTTTTTTTGTACAGTAAACATATTGCTTACATTCACCATAGTCGCTTCCAAGTTACTTAAAACCTTCGTATTATTCCTTTCAGTTGGTATTTAGTATGTATATTATTAATGCCTATCAATTAATATTTAAATGAAAATGTCCAAATTATTCTAAAATTAATAGAATAATTTGGACATTTATTAATGTGAAAAAGTTTTTCGTTTAAAAAATTCCGCGTCGTTTACGTTCGTTTTTCAGTAGAATAAGTTCTCTACTCGTTTGCCCAGCTACCGAAGTGTTTTCTTCGGCGCGGCGTATTAAATAAGGCATGACCTCTTTAACCGGACCAAAAGGCATGTATTTGGAAACATTAAATCCCTCACTTGCTAAGTTGTAGCTTATATTATCACTCATACCGTATAATTGCCCAAACCATACACGTTCATCATTTTTTTCTAGCTCTTTTGTTTTCATGATTTCCATGGCCAAATAACAGCTCACTTCGTTGTGGGTACCTATATACAGCGTAATATCTTCTAAGTTATCTAGTATATATCGAGTTACTTGATTAAAATTATCATCAGTAGCTTGTTTACTTTCACAAATAGGTGTTGGGTATTGTTTTTCTTCAGCCCGCTCGTTTTCTTTCTCCATGTATGCCCCACGAACTACTTTAAAGCCTAACCTAAAACCTTTTTCTTTTGATTTTTTATGAAGCTTATGTAAATACTCTTCTCTATCCCACCGATAGCACTGCAGGGTGTTAAAGATTACAACCCGTTTTGTATTGTACTTTTCCATCATTTGCTCGCACAGTTCATCTGCAGCATCTTGCATCCAAGATTCTTCAGCATCAACTAAAAGAGAAACACCACATTCATCAGCCGCCTTACAAACAGTTTCATAGCGCTTTACAATTCGGTCCCACTCGGCTTCTTCTTCTTTCGTAAGCGTTTCGTTTTCAGTTTTTTTACGCCAAATTTCAAAACGACCTAATCCAGTTGGCTTAAATACAGAAAAAGGCATCGCTTCTTTGTTTTGGGCAAAACTAGTAAGTTCAACAATCTTATTCATTGTTTTATCAAACTGTGCTTCATCTTCTTGTCCTTCTACCGAATAATCTAATACTGAATACACATTTGCTTTGAATAAAGCATCAACTGTATTCATACAGTCTTCTTCACTTACACCACCGCAAAAATGATCAAATACAGTAGAACGAATCAAACCCTCAACAGGAAGATTAATATTCAAGGCAAATTTGGTAACTGCTGTACCTATTCGCACTAGAGGTTCGTTTGCAATCATCTTAAACAAGAAGTATGCGCGCTCCACTTCAGCATCAGACTTTAGCTTGAACGCGATTTCCGTATTATTGAAAAGTAAATTCGTTTCCATATAAAAATAATGTGCGCAAATATAGTTAGATTTGACACTATAAAAACAGCTGAAAATCACTTTTTACCACATAAAACATTATAATTTAGTTGTAACAGAACACGATTAACAACAACCTTCTGAAACAAAGGAAAGTACAGTGGTTAGCTAACTTTTTAAATATGAAAGAAATTAAGAAAAATGAAGGATCTGTTTATGGTGATGAAAATGCTTGGAATGCTTTTATAAACCAAATCAACGATCTAAACCCCACAAAAACATTTGTTTTAACCGATGAAAACACAAAACAACACTGTCTCCCTTATTTTTTAAGTAAAACTCAATTTGATAAACAACCCGAAGTGCTTACCATTTCGGCAGGAGAAGTCCATAAAAATATAGCAACCTGTGTTACGCTGTGGAACAAACTTTCTGAAAGAGGAGCCGACCGCAATAGCCTACTAATTAATTTAGGCGGTGGTGTGGTTACAGATCTTGGTGGTTTTGTGGCTTGTACCTTTAAACGAGGCATCCCATTTATTAACATCCCTACTTCCCTATTGGCGATGGTCGATGCTTCGGTAGGGGGTAAAAATGGAGTTGATCTTGGGAGTTTAAAAAACCAAGTTGGAGTTATAAAAAACCCAATACAAGTAATTCTTGACACTGAATTTTTAAAAACACTCCCAAAACCACATATAGCCTCTGGTTTGGCAGAGATG is part of the Marixanthomonas ophiurae genome and harbors:
- a CDS encoding bile acid:sodium symporter family protein, yielding MDVAELISKVFLPLSLAIIMLGMGMTLIPANFTRIIKYPKAILIGLTNQLIFLPIIGFSLAIAFNLNPVMAVGLMILASCPGGPTSNLITQVCRGNIALSVTLTAIASMVSILTIPFILSYALEYFGTNTDVIIKLPIIDTILQIMVITVIPISIGMLIRNYNINFAKRKEKPMRIASTVIFIIVFIAVLAANADKLVDGMKAAGIVTLVLNIATMGLGYFTARLFNLNLKSTISITIESGIQNGTLALVIATSILNNVEMGIPIGAYAIWMFLTGGILMWQFGKRSEINSK
- a CDS encoding proline dehydrogenase family protein; translation: METNLLFNNTEIAFKLKSDAEVERAYFLFKMIANEPLVRIGTAVTKFALNINLPVEGLIRSTVFDHFCGGVSEEDCMNTVDALFKANVYSVLDYSVEGQEDEAQFDKTMNKIVELTSFAQNKEAMPFSVFKPTGLGRFEIWRKKTENETLTKEEEAEWDRIVKRYETVCKAADECGVSLLVDAEESWMQDAADELCEQMMEKYNTKRVVIFNTLQCYRWDREEYLHKLHKKSKEKGFRLGFKVVRGAYMEKENERAEEKQYPTPICESKQATDDNFNQVTRYILDNLEDITLYIGTHNEVSCYLAMEIMKTKELEKNDERVWFGQLYGMSDNISYNLASEGFNVSKYMPFGPVKEVMPYLIRRAEENTSVAGQTSRELILLKNERKRRGIF
- the aroB gene encoding 3-dehydroquinate synthase, whose translation is MKEIKKNEGSVYGDENAWNAFINQINDLNPTKTFVLTDENTKQHCLPYFLSKTQFDKQPEVLTISAGEVHKNIATCVTLWNKLSERGADRNSLLINLGGGVVTDLGGFVACTFKRGIPFINIPTSLLAMVDASVGGKNGVDLGSLKNQVGVIKNPIQVILDTEFLKTLPKPHIASGLAEMLKHGLIYSEEYWNSIQHFDVTDKIKAKDLIWESVLIKNKVVTEDPFEKSRRKTLNYGHTLGHAIESYFMDVSAKDSSKKELLHGEAIAIGMILANYISHRLCSFPKEKLDEISTVILAKFEKVVFSDEAIEEIINLLIFDKKNSGGVIYFVLLNDIGNYKINCTVPNDVIRDAFNYYEKI